A genome region from Gossypium hirsutum isolate 1008001.06 chromosome A04, Gossypium_hirsutum_v2.1, whole genome shotgun sequence includes the following:
- the LOC107949274 gene encoding cyclin-dependent kinase 12-like: MRLKMRHQQRMSTDDINASFNPISLDYIFEDVDPLSEWLHEKENPLLDGENAGVLPVDTSDDEMDVDQSQQQILSHSSSSSTPSQSGDGLDGGGLSPIDEDDGYSGDRGEIRSSSQYGGEYGGGTTGGHFRDRSEFDGNMFPKPRRDRSEPRAPSKGKGKKHTSIGSSSGSGRRSSSSNLGYSDSSTSTQGFYPPEQPSHGYPQPYGYYPPFPNYGVTYQPQMYPPPPMYHPPPPFMYPPPQIYPPYQLNENQGENVAFFGYIFGQRPRESSQERSQSEGEGFDLPRHSTNW; the protein is encoded by the coding sequence ATGAGGCTTAAGATGAGGCATCAACAAAGAATGAGCACTGATGATATAAATGCTAGTTTTAATCCTATCAGCCTTGATTATATCTTTGAAGATGTTGATCCACTATCAGAATGGCTTCATGAGAAAGAGAATCCATTGTTAGATGGTGAAAATGCCGGTGTGTTGCCTGTGGATACCTCTGAtgatgaaatggatgttgatCAATCGCAACAACAAATTTTGTCTCATTCAAGTTCTAGTTCAACTCCAAGTCAGAGTGGCGATGGACTCGATGGTGGTGGTTTAAGTCCAATTGATGAGGATGACGGATATAGTGGTGATAGAGGTGAAATTAGGTCTTCTAGTCAGTATGGAGGAGAATATGGGGGTGGTACCACTGGTGGACATTTTCGTGACAGATCAGAGTTTGATGGAAATATGTTTCCTAAACCTAGGAGAGATAGAAGTGAACCTAGAGCTCCATCAAAGGGAAAAGGCAAGAAGCATACTTCTATAGGCTCTTCATCTGGTAGTGGTAGGAGATCGAGTTCTAGTAACCTTGGGTATAGTGATTCATCTACTAGCACTCAAGGTTTTTATCCACCAGAACAACCTTCACATGGTTATCCACAACCATATGgttattatccaccatttcctaATTATGGTGTGACATACCAGCCTCAAATGTATCCTCCTCCACCAATGTATCACCCACCTCCACCTTTCATGTATCCTCCTCCTCAAATATATCCTCCATATCAATTGAATGAAAACCAAGGTGAAAATGTTGCtttttttggatatatttttggaCAAAGGCCAAGAGAATCAAGTCAAGAACGCTCCCAAAGTGAAGGTGAAGGATTTGATCTTCCTCGTCATTCCACTAATTGGTGA
- the LOC121228013 gene encoding uncharacterized protein, translated as MCDGWTNSLNQMHIINFLVYCSKGTIFWKSVDVSSVRSRDAEFYYRLLDSVVEEIGENYIVQIVTDNEAAMKAAGKKLMLKRQHLYWTSCVAHCLDLCLEDIGKKPSVAKVLDEAKKVTCFIYNHIWTVDLMKKYTQGKQILRPALTRFATHFIQLEEITRQKQGLREMFNSKEFKESKWGKQKSGPAYEAKKLFWEKIFGKKPMTS; from the exons ATGTGTGATGGTTGGACCAACAGTTTGAATCAAATGCACATCATTAATTTCCTTGTTTATTGCAGTAAAGGAACCATTTTTTGGAAATCGGTAGATGTCTCAAGTGTCCGTAGTAGAGATGCTGAATTCTACTACCGTTTGTTAGATTCAGTTGTAgaagaaattggagaaaattacatTGTCCAAATAGTGACTGATAATGAGGCAGCAATGAAAGCTGCTGGAAAAAAGTTAATGTTGAAAAGACAACATCTATATTGGACCTCATGTGTAGCTCACTGTTTAGATTTATGCCTTGAAGATATTGGGAAAAAGCCCAGTGTAGCAAAAGTGTTAGATGAGGCAAAGAAAGTGACTTGCTTTATATACAATCACATTTGGACTGTTGATTTGATGAAGAAGTATACACAAGGGAAACAAATACTTCGACCCGCTCTTACTCGATTTGcaactcatttcattcaacttgaagagataacaagacaaaagcaaggtttgagagaaatgtttaattcaaag gaatttaaagaatcaaaatgggGAAAGCAAAAGTCAGGGCCTGCTTATGAAGCCAAAAAATTGTTTTGGGaaaagatttttggaaaaaagCCAATGACCTCATAA